One genomic region from Rosa rugosa chromosome 1, drRosRugo1.1, whole genome shotgun sequence encodes:
- the LOC133724581 gene encoding uncharacterized protein LOC133724581, with protein sequence MGACKAPIPNLLLTSSSSSSSSTQKTLIPISRTPLLTRRLVLLSLPLANFLLPSNSSAVDAIESTSAVVTTFNPISDAERDASAAISRRISEALDLLERGRDFQARGDFDQALLSFTQVIEKYKEFAFSDYARVGRALTLYEVGNRDDAIAEMEDVSMSLKGYPEVHAALAAALYVDKHAPLLAENQFTIATLLDPHYTDLSYVKDTKHWPPSLVSSLQHFITLS encoded by the exons ATGGGCGCATGTAAAGCACCCATTCCCAATCTTCTcctcacctcttcttcttcttcctcctcctcaacCCAAAAAACCCTAATTCCCATTTCGAGAACCCCATTACTTACGAGGCGGTTGGTCCTCCTGTCTCTCCCTCTAGCTAACTTTCTGCTTCCAAGTAACAGCAGTGCTGTTGATGCAATCGAGTCCACTTCTGCTGTCGTCACAACCTTCAACCCAATCAGTGATGCGGAGAGAGACGCAAGTGCTGCCATTTCCCGGAGAATATCTGAAGCCTTGGACTTGTTGGAGAGAGGGAGGGACTTCCAGGCCCGCGGTGACTTTGACCAAGCTCTTCTCAGCTTTACTCAG GTGATTGAGAAGTACAAGGAATTTGCATTTTCAGACTATGCAAGAGTAGGCAGAGCACTGACTTTGTATGAAGTTGGCAACAGAGATGATGCAATTGCAGAGATGGAGGATGTTTCCATGTCTTTGAAGGGATATCCAG AAGTGCATGCAGCTCTGGCCGCAGCGTTGTATGTAGACAAACATGCTCCACTGCTCGCAGAAAACCAGTTCACAATTGCAACTCTTCTTGATCCTCACTATACAGACCTCTCATACGTAAAAGACACAAAACATTGGCCTCCGAGTTTGGTTAGTTCATTGCAACACTTTATCACACTTTCCTAG